The window GTCGCACTTGATGCGATGTTATGATGAAGGTATGCGCAAGCGAGGGCGTAACGCCGCTCAGCTTCTCCTGACGCATGAGGACTTTGACGGCCGGGGCCGCTATCTGAACATGCGGAACACGCTCCACGCTCTCTTCGAGTGGGGCGCGGTCCCGATCATCAACGAGAACGACACGATCAGCGTCGACGAGATCAAGTTCGGCGACAACGACCGGCTCGCCGCGATGGTGGCCAACCTCCTCCAGGCGCAGCTCCTGGTGATCCTGAGCGTGGTCGACGGCCTTTACCTGACCGATCCGGCCAAGCCCGGACCGGCGGAGGTCGTCTCGTGCGTTCAGAAGATCGACGACGAGGTGCTCTCACTGGCTTGCGGCGGCAAGAGCGCGCTGGGAACCGGCGGCATGCAGAGCAAGCTGGCCTCCGCGCGGCTGGTCACGCAGGCCGGGGGCTCGGTCGTGATCGCCTCCGGGACGCGGCCCGATCCGTTGACGCGGATCCTCGCCGGCGAGGAGGTGGGGACGCTCTTCCTCGCTCACGGCAACAACCACCGCGCCCGCAAGCGATGGATCGGACTGACGGCCCGCCCTCGCGGCCGGCTGGTGGTGGACGCCGGCGCTCGCAAGGCGCTGGAGACCGGGTCGAAGAGCCTGCTGGCCATCGGCGTCGTCGAGGTCGAAGGGGACTTCGAGAAGGGGGACGTCGTCTCCGTCGTCGACCCCGAGGGCCGCGAGTTCGCCCGCGGCCTGTCCAATTACGGCGCCGAGGACGCCCGCGTCGTCCGGGGGCGGCACACGCTCGAAGCGCGGACCTTGCTCGGTCCGTCGAACTACGACGAGATCGTTCACCGTGACAACCTCGTGCTGATCGTCTGAGTCGCCGCGACCGGCTGAACCTGCCGTTGCGAGGGTCGCGGGGAGTTCATGCGCTCACGCGCTGGCACGCCGCGCGCCGATGATCCACGACGGGTCGGGCCGACTCGGCGCGCGTGCGGGGCCTTCTCGCGGGGGGGCTCCGGGGCGTACAATACGATTTGACGTCGCGTCGACGTCGTCTGCCCGTCCCCGGCGTTCCGATCGGTGGAGAGGCCCGTCATGATCCCGTCCTGCTCGCGCGACCGCGTCGCCCGACGCCCTAGCGTCCGGCCGATCCTCGCATTCCTGGCAGCCTCGGTTCTCGTCGGCGAGGCCCACGCTCAGGGCTACGGCCCGGATCCGTTCCGCCCGTACAACTCTCAGTACGATCCCTACGTCTTCGGCGTCGCCCCGGGCGCTCTGGACGGCGTCGGCAATCCCTCGATCAATCGCGCCGGGATCCGCAACGCCAATCAGTTCCGCAGCGTCGTGAACGAGTTGAACGGCATCGGCGTCGGCAACCGCCATGACCAGGTCAACCGCCGCTACGACACGGAGTACGGTCGGATCTACCGACCCAACGCCAAGACCGACAAGAACTCCGACTACGAGACTCAGCGAGCCCAGGCGGCCGACCTCTATTTCCGCTACCTCCGCGAGAAGGACCCTCGCAAGAGGGCGCAACTGCTCCGCGAGTACAACAAGGCCCAGAGCGAAACGTCGCGAGACCTTGCCGCCAGCCCCAACTCCAGGAACGCACGACGGCGGTCGTCGGACACCACTCCCTCGCTGGGCGGGACCGGCGCCGCCCGCCGAGCCGCCGACCGCGACGCCGATCACGCCCCGCCGCCTCCGGATTCCGTCCAGCGAGGGCCGAGCGCCGGTGCGCGAGAGGACCTCGCTCCGCCTCCTCCGGACTCCGTGGGACGCGGATCCTTCTCCTCTCGCCCTGGCGCGCGACGCCCCAAGCCGATCGCCCCCGGCGACGAGCCGATCGGCGCGACTCCGTCGGAGGTTCTCGAACGCGCCACCCGCTCGGGAGGCTCGTCCGCCCCGCCGCCGCCGCCGCTTCCGTGAGGTCGCGCACGGCCTCGGAAATCTCTAGCCCGTTGACGGTGAAGATTCTGGCCTTACAATTGGGCCGTTCTTGAGACGCGTTCATAATGCGGATCGCCGCAGGCGACCCCGGTCGAACCCTTGTCCACTCCGTTCGACCTTGCCCGACGGCGAACCAGTCGGCGACGTGCCTCCCGGCGAAGTCGCCCCGCGAATGAATCGCGTCTTTTTTCGGGCGGGACTTTGTGAAACCCTTCACAAGGTCGTCCGCTCCGACTCTCGCGTAGGGACCGTCCTGAGACGATGACCACCAATTTCACGCCGATCTTCCTGTTCCTGGCGATCGCCGTCTTCACCGGGGTGAGCATGCTCGCCCTGAGTGCGTTGCTGGGACCGTCCAAGAAGACGACGATCAAGCAGATGCCCTACGAGTCGGGCATGGACCCCATCGGCGACGCCCGCCAGCGGTTCGACGTCCGGTTCTACCTGGTCGCGATCGCCTTCCTGCTTTTCGACGTCGAATTGCTGTACCTCTATCCCTGGGCCGTCGCTCAGTGGAGCGCCGACCCGGCCGTGGCTGCGGCAGTGACGCCTCCGGGCGCGACGCCGGCCCTCGCGGGCGTGCCGCCGATCTTCCGAGGAATGGTCTTCTGGGAGATCATGGTCTTCGTGGTCATCCTCGCGGCGGCTTTCGCCTACGCCTGGAAGAAGGGGGTCTTCGAATGGCGTTGAACACCTCGCGATCGGGGTCGGAACTGGTCGTCACCCCCGCCGATCAGCCTGAAGTTCCCGAAAACGTCTTTCTGACGACGATGGACTCGGT of the Paludisphaera rhizosphaerae genome contains:
- the proB gene encoding glutamate 5-kinase is translated as MVGDPSRPHVATRDLVRDEVVVSSQTWVVKVGTSVLAGRDGRLDMDRIDHLAEQLCRVMDSGRKVALVSSGAVGAGIGRLGLKGRPDNLRQLQAAAAIGQSHLMRCYDEGMRKRGRNAAQLLLTHEDFDGRGRYLNMRNTLHALFEWGAVPIINENDTISVDEIKFGDNDRLAAMVANLLQAQLLVILSVVDGLYLTDPAKPGPAEVVSCVQKIDDEVLSLACGGKSALGTGGMQSKLASARLVTQAGGSVVIASGTRPDPLTRILAGEEVGTLFLAHGNNHRARKRWIGLTARPRGRLVVDAGARKALETGSKSLLAIGVVEVEGDFEKGDVVSVVDPEGREFARGLSNYGAEDARVVRGRHTLEARTLLGPSNYDEIVHRDNLVLIV
- a CDS encoding NADH-quinone oxidoreductase subunit A, which encodes MTTNFTPIFLFLAIAVFTGVSMLALSALLGPSKKTTIKQMPYESGMDPIGDARQRFDVRFYLVAIAFLLFDVELLYLYPWAVAQWSADPAVAAAVTPPGATPALAGVPPIFRGMVFWEIMVFVVILAAAFAYAWKKGVFEWR